From Mucilaginibacter rubeus, a single genomic window includes:
- a CDS encoding gluconokinase produces the protein MQAYILGIDIGTGSTKAVAISLMGEPLGTVSNHYPINSPEPSYSEQDPLLIWDAFVKCLAGITAKLGAAPRAVSLSSAMHSIIPVNEHGEALLPMITWADARSENIAQALRKTEQGASLYHNCGTAIHAMSPLNKLLWLRANRVDVFEAAHKFISIKEFIWFRLFGVFEVDYSIASATGLFDIVKKEWNEEAMRVTGITTAKLSIPVNTTYYRKDVKPEVVSLTGINADTPFVIGASDGACANLGSHTNSPGVAALTIGTSGAVRVTNPKPVYNYEAMIFNYLLDEQTYVCGGAVNNGGIAVNWLLKNFLQKENLTATDYDALFAEIASVPAGSNGLIFLPYLYGERAPLWDTKTSGTFFNIKPAHTRSHFLRAGLEGICFALNDVLKTLEDASGEITQVNISGGFTSSAVWTRILADITGKKLAVLQSEDSSALGAIYLAARVLYPESYATLTRVEQQEFIEPNIDNHTLYSKMFPVFKKLYGDLKDSMHLVNGWE, from the coding sequence ATGCAAGCATATATTTTAGGGATTGATATTGGCACGGGCAGTACTAAGGCCGTAGCTATTAGTTTAATGGGCGAACCATTGGGTACGGTATCCAATCATTATCCTATAAACAGTCCTGAACCTAGTTACAGCGAGCAGGATCCACTGTTGATCTGGGATGCTTTTGTAAAATGCCTTGCTGGTATTACCGCCAAATTAGGAGCGGCTCCACGGGCTGTAAGTTTGAGCAGCGCCATGCACAGTATTATTCCTGTTAATGAGCATGGCGAAGCACTACTACCTATGATAACCTGGGCCGATGCCCGGAGCGAGAACATAGCGCAGGCTTTGAGGAAAACTGAGCAAGGCGCATCATTATATCATAACTGTGGTACAGCTATTCATGCTATGTCGCCTTTAAATAAGTTGCTGTGGCTGCGTGCTAACCGGGTCGATGTTTTTGAAGCGGCGCACAAATTTATTTCGATAAAAGAGTTTATCTGGTTCAGGCTTTTTGGTGTTTTTGAGGTGGATTACTCCATAGCTTCAGCAACAGGTTTGTTTGATATTGTAAAAAAAGAGTGGAACGAGGAGGCTATGAGGGTAACGGGCATTACAACCGCAAAGTTATCTATCCCGGTTAATACTACTTATTATCGTAAGGATGTTAAGCCCGAAGTTGTTTCATTGACCGGTATCAATGCTGATACGCCATTCGTGATCGGCGCGAGCGATGGTGCATGTGCTAACCTGGGCAGCCATACAAATAGCCCCGGTGTGGCCGCGCTTACCATTGGCACCAGTGGCGCGGTACGGGTTACCAACCCAAAGCCGGTTTACAATTACGAAGCCATGATTTTTAACTATCTGCTGGACGAACAAACTTATGTTTGTGGCGGTGCCGTAAATAACGGCGGGATAGCGGTAAATTGGTTGCTGAAAAACTTTTTGCAGAAGGAAAACCTTACTGCTACCGATTACGATGCTTTGTTTGCTGAGATCGCATCCGTACCGGCAGGTAGTAACGGACTGATATTTTTACCTTACCTGTACGGCGAACGTGCCCCGCTTTGGGACACCAAAACCAGCGGTACTTTCTTTAATATCAAACCGGCACACACCCGTTCGCACTTTTTACGCGCAGGATTGGAGGGCATCTGTTTTGCGCTGAACGATGTACTTAAAACACTGGAAGATGCCTCGGGTGAAATTACTCAGGTAAATATCAGCGGCGGTTTTACCAGTTCGGCGGTGTGGACGCGGATTTTGGCTGATATCACAGGTAAAAAGCTGGCTGTACTCCAGTCTGAAGATTCATCGGCATTGGGCGCAATTTACCTCGCAGCACGCGTATTATATCCTGAAAGTTATGCAACGCTCACCCGGGTGGAGCAGCAGGAATTTATTGAACCTAATATTGATAACCACACGCTTTACAGCAAAATGTTCCCGGTATTCAAAAAACTATACGGTGATTTAAAGGACAGTATGCATCTGGTAAATGGATGGGAGTGA
- a CDS encoding bifunctional aldolase/short-chain dehydrogenase: MSVKTTQFKHVSYLWDDATAAELEGDEVALLIYRSNLLGADLRLTNYGGGNTSCKLMSKDPLTGNEVEVMWIKGSGGDIGTLKKSGLAALYVDRLRSLKNIYRGVEFEDEMVELFNHCIYDLNSKAPSIDTPLHGFLPFKHIDHLHPDAAIAIAAAKDGKKITQELFNGTIGWVEWKKPGFELGLQLKQCLDENPGIRGIMLGSHGLFTWGDTAYESYMNTLEVIERCAEYLEENYGKKAPVFGGQKVESLDESARKKQAAALAPVLRGFCSSYRHMVGHFTDDARVLEFINSNDLDRLAPLGTSCPDHFLRTKISPLVLDLAPGEDLSDVTALKARLAPAFEAYRQMYTDYYNTCKHDNSPAIRDTNPVIILYPGVGLFSFSKDKQTARVAAEFYTNAINVMKGAEAISEYTSLPRQEAFDIEYWLLEEAKLQRMPKPKALSGKIALITGSAGGIGKAIAKKFVDEGAVVILNDMNAERLDGAGEEFKKQYGKDSYTTAILDVTKADQINEALEIAALAFGGVDIVVNNAGLSISKSIADHTEKDWDLLYDVLVKGQFFITQAAVAVMKKQDIGGDIINIVSKNALVSGPNNAGYGSAKSAQLHLSRLNAAELGTDKIRVNVVNPDAVISDSNIWAGGWAEGRAKAYGVTVEELPAYYAKRTLLNEVILPADIANACFAFTGGLLNKSTGNVLNVDGGVAMAFVR; this comes from the coding sequence ATGTCTGTCAAAACAACACAATTTAAGCATGTAAGCTACCTTTGGGATGATGCTACAGCCGCCGAACTGGAAGGCGATGAAGTTGCCCTGCTTATATACCGTTCAAACCTTTTGGGTGCCGATTTGCGCCTTACCAACTATGGTGGTGGGAATACCTCATGCAAACTGATGAGCAAAGACCCGCTTACCGGTAATGAGGTTGAAGTGATGTGGATTAAAGGATCGGGCGGTGATATTGGTACGCTGAAAAAAAGCGGTCTCGCGGCCCTTTATGTTGATCGTTTACGCAGCCTGAAAAATATCTATCGCGGGGTTGAATTTGAAGATGAGATGGTTGAACTGTTCAATCACTGCATTTACGATCTCAACTCAAAAGCGCCATCAATTGATACGCCGTTACACGGCTTCCTGCCATTTAAACATATCGATCACCTGCACCCGGATGCAGCCATTGCAATCGCGGCAGCAAAAGATGGTAAAAAGATAACTCAAGAGCTTTTTAACGGTACAATCGGTTGGGTTGAATGGAAAAAACCCGGCTTTGAACTTGGCCTGCAATTAAAACAATGTTTGGATGAAAATCCGGGTATCCGTGGCATTATGCTGGGCTCGCACGGTTTATTTACCTGGGGCGATACCGCTTACGAAAGCTACATGAATACCCTTGAGGTTATTGAGCGTTGTGCAGAATATCTTGAAGAAAACTACGGCAAAAAAGCCCCTGTTTTTGGCGGACAAAAAGTTGAAAGCCTTGACGAATCTGCCCGTAAAAAACAAGCTGCGGCCCTTGCACCAGTATTACGCGGCTTTTGCTCAAGCTACAGGCACATGGTAGGTCACTTTACGGATGATGCCCGCGTATTGGAGTTTATCAATTCAAATGATCTTGATCGCTTAGCACCGCTGGGTACCAGTTGTCCGGATCACTTCCTGCGTACCAAGATCAGTCCGCTGGTACTTGACCTTGCACCGGGTGAAGACCTGAGCGATGTTACTGCTTTAAAAGCACGTTTAGCCCCGGCATTTGAGGCCTACCGCCAAATGTATACCGATTATTACAATACCTGCAAACATGATAACAGCCCAGCTATCAGGGATACCAACCCGGTAATTATCCTGTATCCGGGTGTAGGTTTGTTCTCTTTCTCGAAAGACAAACAAACAGCCCGTGTTGCCGCCGAGTTTTATACTAACGCCATCAACGTAATGAAAGGTGCTGAGGCAATTTCTGAATACACCTCTCTCCCACGCCAGGAAGCTTTTGATATCGAATATTGGTTATTGGAAGAAGCCAAATTACAGCGTATGCCTAAGCCCAAAGCCCTATCGGGTAAAATCGCCCTGATTACCGGCAGCGCAGGCGGCATTGGTAAAGCTATCGCCAAAAAATTTGTCGACGAGGGCGCGGTTGTTATTTTAAATGACATGAACGCCGAGCGTTTGGATGGTGCGGGCGAAGAGTTCAAAAAACAATATGGCAAAGATTCATACACTACTGCCATACTTGATGTTACCAAAGCCGATCAGATCAACGAAGCCCTTGAAATTGCTGCTTTAGCTTTTGGCGGGGTTGATATTGTGGTAAACAATGCCGGTTTATCTATCTCTAAATCAATTGCCGATCATACCGAAAAAGATTGGGACCTGTTGTATGATGTATTAGTGAAAGGTCAGTTCTTCATTACCCAGGCTGCTGTAGCTGTGATGAAAAAACAAGACATTGGCGGTGATATCATTAACATTGTAAGTAAAAACGCTTTGGTCAGCGGACCGAACAATGCTGGCTATGGTTCGGCAAAATCAGCCCAGTTACATCTGAGCAGGTTGAACGCTGCTGAGCTTGGTACCGATAAGATCCGTGTGAACGTGGTTAACCCGGATGCCGTAATCAGCGACAGCAATATTTGGGCCGGCGGATGGGCCGAAGGTCGTGCTAAAGCTTATGGCGTTACTGTTGAAGAGCTACCTGCTTACTACGCTAAACGTACTTTATTAAACGAGGTAATTTTACCCGCCGATATTGCTAACGCTTGTTTCGCCTTTACCGGCGGCTTGCTCAACAAATCAACCGGCAACGTGTTGAATGTTGATGGTGGCGTGGCCATGGCCTTTGTAAGATAG
- a CDS encoding MerC domain-containing protein has product MDFQKLSPRLDNIGITASTLCAVHCAVVPLLFTSLPLVGLGFLANAWVEWGMIIFALAIGVYSIGLSYRRTHHRTMPLIMLVLGFAIIMSGHGLATGKTEAMIVPFGGLLIAAAHYVNYKYTGACSHDHKTYKLKKVE; this is encoded by the coding sequence ATGGATTTTCAAAAGCTTTCGCCCCGGCTGGATAATATCGGTATAACCGCGTCAACACTTTGTGCCGTTCATTGTGCGGTTGTGCCTTTGTTGTTTACCAGTTTGCCCCTCGTTGGGCTTGGTTTTTTGGCCAATGCCTGGGTAGAGTGGGGGATGATCATTTTTGCATTGGCTATAGGTGTATATTCCATAGGCTTATCATACAGGCGTACCCACCACCGTACTATGCCCTTAATCATGCTGGTTTTGGGTTTTGCTATCATTATGAGCGGGCACGGGTTGGCTACAGGAAAAACTGAGGCGATGATTGTTCCATTTGGAGGTTTATTGATAGCTGCCGCGCATTATGTAAACTATAAGTATACAGGAGCCTGCAGCCATGATCATAAAACTTATAAACTGAAAAAAGTTGAATAA
- the rhaT gene encoding L-rhamnose/proton symporter RhaT codes for MQVILGVIFHFIGGFASGSFYIPYKKIKGWAWESYWIVGGIFSWLIVPPLAAWLTIPGFADIISHTDTATLGWTYLMGLLWGVGGLTYGLGVRYLGVSLGSTIILGLCSVFGSIIPSVYYDFFPKEGKDTFTLMLHTQWGQMVLLGILLCVVGIIICGKAGTMKEKELSADKTIAQENKDYRFGLGIVVAIISGILSACFNFGIEAGKTMADTANHAWQAGHPGQGNFLYANNVTYIIILWGGLTTNFIWCMVLNTRNKTFDNYTDKKTPLLKNYLFAALAGTTWFLQFFFYGMGESKMGNGASSWILHMAFIILIANTWGLVLKEWKGVSKKAFATVIAGIAVIVLSVLVVGYGNSIK; via the coding sequence ATGCAAGTAATTTTAGGGGTCATCTTTCATTTTATCGGTGGCTTTGCTTCGGGGAGCTTTTACATCCCCTACAAAAAAATAAAAGGCTGGGCCTGGGAAAGCTACTGGATAGTAGGTGGCATTTTTTCATGGCTTATTGTACCACCGCTGGCGGCATGGCTAACTATACCGGGTTTCGCGGATATTATAAGCCATACCGATACGGCAACCCTCGGTTGGACATACCTTATGGGATTGTTATGGGGTGTTGGTGGCTTAACATACGGACTTGGCGTACGCTATTTAGGAGTGTCATTAGGGAGCACCATTATCCTGGGTTTATGCTCAGTTTTTGGGTCGATAATCCCATCGGTGTATTACGATTTTTTCCCGAAAGAAGGGAAAGACACTTTTACCCTAATGCTGCATACCCAATGGGGGCAGATGGTTTTACTGGGCATTTTACTTTGCGTAGTGGGAATCATTATATGTGGTAAAGCCGGCACAATGAAAGAGAAAGAACTATCAGCCGATAAAACTATAGCGCAGGAAAACAAAGATTACCGATTTGGTTTGGGTATTGTGGTAGCAATAATATCAGGTATACTTAGCGCCTGTTTCAATTTTGGTATCGAAGCCGGTAAAACCATGGCCGATACAGCTAACCATGCGTGGCAGGCTGGGCATCCGGGGCAAGGTAATTTTCTCTATGCCAATAATGTGACCTATATTATTATTCTTTGGGGCGGCCTTACCACTAACTTTATATGGTGCATGGTGCTAAACACCCGCAACAAAACGTTTGATAATTATACCGATAAAAAAACACCATTGCTTAAAAACTATCTGTTTGCGGCATTAGCCGGTACTACCTGGTTTTTACAATTCTTTTTTTACGGCATGGGCGAAAGCAAAATGGGTAACGGCGCAAGCTCGTGGATCTTGCACATGGCATTCATTATCCTGATAGCCAATACCTGGGGGCTTGTTCTTAAAGAATGGAAAGGTGTAAGTAAAAAAGCCTTCGCAACTGTAATAGCGGGTATAGCAGTCATTGTACTATCGGTGCTGGTTGTAGGCTACGGAAATTCAATTAAATAA
- a CDS encoding family 20 glycosylhydrolase: MISYSLPSRKRIKIVALILLCIGFVLPGKAQTGTQGIIPQPVKIKSDNITYVFSREFKIGLGPGISASNVTFFKDYIRLVRDIHKTTPFVNHKMAASNLWLQINPKRVSQPEGYTLEVKPHRITITGHDEAGVFYGLQSLVQLLDINKSEIAVKGYSITDYPRFAYRGMHLDVSRHFFDPQTIKKWIDLLALYKINTFHWHLTDDQGWRIEIKKYPLLQSVSAYRDETIIGHKKDSPHRFDGKRYGGYYTQDEVKDIVKYATQRHITVIPEIEMPGHALAALAAYPQLGCTGGPYKAATYWGIFDDVYCAGNDETFTFLQNVMDEVLPLFPSKYIHIGGDECPKTKWKACPKCQKRIKDEHLKDEKELQSYFIGRMEKYLNSKGRQIIGWDEILEGGLTPGATVMSWTGEEGGIAAAKQHHEAIMTPEKYVYLDYYQSLYPAEPLSGGGYTPLGKVYNYEPVTNELNGEEAKYIKGVQANAWSEYMASPAQAERQLFPRMLALAEVAWSPKQSKNYDGFLKRLRYHQPLLNLNINAAEVYDEITDSVAETADHQVALNLQTTLPGAKIFYTTDGTDPGVNAKEYGGPIIVASTGSIKAAVFMKDKQVGRVYEKSFTIHQAIGKTVTLKNQPQGGYNPGNTFGLVNGVFGSKLYNDGQWYGFSGDDLEAVVDLGSMQNVSKLGINILKYHWQKMWEPTLLTFEVSADGTNYTEVYRQTDFPDNGINAVRANIKIQQARYIRVKATNKGIIPPGEYIAGAKAWLMVDEIIVQ, encoded by the coding sequence ATGATCAGTTATAGCTTACCCTCGCGCAAACGCATAAAAATTGTTGCTTTAATTCTGTTGTGTATTGGCTTTGTTTTGCCAGGTAAAGCGCAGACCGGAACACAGGGCATTATCCCCCAGCCGGTCAAAATAAAAAGTGATAATATTACTTATGTATTTTCCCGGGAATTTAAAATTGGTTTAGGGCCTGGCATAAGTGCAAGTAATGTTACCTTTTTTAAGGATTATATACGTTTGGTAAGAGATATTCATAAAACTACGCCGTTTGTAAATCACAAGATGGCTGCTTCAAATTTGTGGCTTCAGATCAATCCGAAACGCGTTAGCCAACCTGAAGGATATACCTTAGAAGTTAAACCTCATAGAATAACCATCACAGGGCATGACGAGGCTGGTGTTTTTTATGGCTTGCAATCGCTTGTTCAATTGTTGGATATCAATAAAAGTGAAATAGCGGTTAAAGGTTACTCCATTACCGATTACCCCCGTTTTGCCTACCGGGGCATGCACCTTGACGTAAGCCGCCATTTTTTCGATCCTCAGACCATAAAAAAATGGATAGACCTGCTGGCATTGTACAAGATCAATACCTTCCATTGGCACCTTACTGATGATCAGGGCTGGCGCATCGAAATAAAGAAATATCCTTTGCTGCAAAGCGTATCTGCTTACCGCGATGAAACCATCATCGGCCATAAAAAAGATAGTCCGCACAGGTTTGATGGTAAACGCTATGGCGGCTATTACACGCAGGACGAGGTAAAAGATATTGTAAAATATGCTACCCAAAGACATATCACCGTGATCCCGGAAATTGAAATGCCGGGCCATGCATTAGCAGCACTGGCCGCTTACCCACAATTGGGCTGTACCGGCGGACCGTATAAAGCAGCCACTTACTGGGGCATTTTTGATGATGTGTATTGTGCCGGTAACGACGAAACTTTTACTTTTTTACAAAACGTAATGGATGAGGTGTTGCCTTTGTTCCCTTCAAAATACATCCATATCGGTGGTGATGAATGCCCTAAAACCAAATGGAAAGCCTGTCCCAAATGCCAAAAACGTATTAAAGATGAGCATCTGAAAGATGAAAAAGAACTGCAAAGCTATTTCATCGGCCGGATGGAGAAATACCTGAACAGCAAAGGCAGGCAGATCATTGGCTGGGACGAGATATTGGAGGGAGGACTTACACCCGGCGCAACCGTAATGAGCTGGACGGGCGAGGAGGGCGGGATAGCTGCCGCCAAACAGCATCATGAAGCCATCATGACGCCCGAAAAATATGTGTACTTGGACTATTACCAGTCGCTTTATCCGGCTGAGCCATTATCCGGCGGCGGTTACACGCCATTAGGCAAAGTTTATAATTACGAGCCCGTAACCAACGAGCTCAATGGCGAGGAAGCTAAATATATAAAAGGTGTACAAGCCAATGCCTGGAGCGAATACATGGCCAGTCCGGCGCAAGCTGAGCGGCAGTTATTTCCCCGAATGCTGGCTTTGGCCGAAGTAGCCTGGAGCCCAAAGCAAAGTAAAAACTATGATGGCTTTTTAAAACGACTGAGGTATCATCAACCGTTACTCAATCTGAATATAAACGCCGCTGAAGTTTATGACGAGATCACCGATTCTGTAGCCGAAACAGCGGATCATCAGGTAGCCCTAAATCTGCAAACAACTTTACCCGGTGCTAAAATATTTTATACTACAGATGGTACTGACCCTGGGGTAAATGCCAAAGAATACGGCGGCCCTATCATTGTTGCTTCAACCGGATCGATTAAAGCGGCAGTTTTTATGAAAGATAAACAGGTTGGGCGCGTTTATGAAAAATCGTTTACTATTCATCAGGCCATTGGCAAAACGGTAACACTTAAAAACCAGCCGCAGGGGGGCTATAATCCCGGCAATACATTTGGTTTGGTAAACGGTGTTTTCGGCAGTAAGCTTTATAATGATGGACAGTGGTACGGCTTCAGTGGGGATGACTTGGAAGCCGTGGTTGATTTGGGATCGATGCAAAACGTATCGAAATTAGGGATCAATATATTAAAATACCACTGGCAAAAAATGTGGGAACCTACACTGCTAACCTTTGAGGTATCGGCCGATGGTACTAACTACACCGAGGTTTACCGGCAAACAGATTTCCCGGATAATGGCATCAACGCGGTGCGAGCCAATATCAAAATACAGCAGGCACGTTACATCAGGGTAAAAGCAACCAACAAAGGCATTATTCCGCCGGGCGAGTACATCGCCGGAGCAAAGGCTTGGTTAATGGTGGATGAGATAATTGTTCAATAA
- a CDS encoding phosphatase PAP2-related protein, translated as MNLSRIYHIKQLWQSAYNTKASRLKLLSATIVIVTIINLLPSFFKYIERRTDGVVLHDWVLAHLPSYDLSVPIFILIWSMGLLMMWRGLYNPRVCISYIWTLNLVCIARFVTISLVKLNPPVGLVPLIDPSTSVFYGHTFITKDLFFSGHTATMVLVYLHLQKPVDKLIALICAIVLVVLLLIQHIHYTIDVVAAPFFVYGCWRLVKWLGLD; from the coding sequence TTGAATTTATCCCGCATTTATCATATAAAACAACTTTGGCAAAGCGCTTACAATACCAAGGCCAGCAGGCTTAAATTATTGAGCGCCACTATTGTCATAGTTACTATCATCAACCTGCTACCCTCATTTTTTAAGTACATTGAACGCCGCACAGATGGCGTTGTATTGCACGATTGGGTATTGGCCCATTTGCCATCTTACGATCTTTCGGTACCGATTTTTATACTCATCTGGAGTATGGGCCTGCTCATGATGTGGCGAGGATTATATAACCCAAGGGTATGCATCAGCTACATCTGGACGCTGAACCTTGTTTGCATAGCACGTTTTGTTACCATCAGTTTGGTAAAGCTTAATCCACCGGTTGGGCTCGTCCCTCTTATTGATCCGAGTACCAGCGTTTTTTACGGACATACGTTTATCACTAAAGACCTGTTTTTTTCGGGCCATACAGCAACCATGGTACTGGTATACCTGCACCTGCAAAAACCTGTTGATAAACTAATCGCCCTAATTTGCGCTATAGTATTAGTAGTGTTGTTACTCATACAGCACATTCATTATACTATTGACGTTGTTGCCGCACCATTTTTTGTATATGGTTGCTGGAGATTGGTTAAGTGGCTTGGACTGGATTAA
- a CDS encoding Fur family transcriptional regulator — MTQTRDIHHFEHLLDKHHLKKTAPRLRVLSMMSSRHTATSQPDLESLMHDIDRVTLYRILNAFEEKGIIHKVFDLDGTANYALCSSNCNEHDHHDEHLHFNCTQCKNVYCLNDLNLPAINLPVGFEPHGFTLYAQGLCPKCSKKAVKK, encoded by the coding sequence ATGACACAAACCCGGGATATCCATCATTTTGAGCATTTGCTTGATAAGCATCACCTGAAAAAAACCGCGCCACGATTGCGGGTTTTATCAATGATGTCGTCAAGGCATACGGCTACCTCCCAGCCCGATCTGGAAAGCCTGATGCATGATATCGACAGGGTTACCCTTTACCGGATCCTTAACGCTTTTGAAGAGAAGGGAATTATTCACAAAGTATTTGATCTTGACGGGACGGCAAATTACGCGCTGTGCTCATCAAACTGCAACGAGCACGATCATCATGATGAGCACCTGCATTTTAATTGTACCCAATGCAAAAATGTATATTGTTTAAATGATCTGAACCTGCCTGCTATCAATCTTCCGGTAGGTTTTGAGCCGCATGGCTTTACTTTGTACGCTCAGGGCCTTTGCCCAAAATGCAGTAAAAAGGCGGTTAAGAAATGA
- a CDS encoding TIM barrel protein: protein MQLEKYKIDEANHQQLKDHQRKFDFVAGDVKNLDTILQKLIDFNIAIPSWALGTGGTRFGRFSGGGEPRSLEEKIEDVGLIHALNRSSNSISLHIPWDIPSNASAIKAHAAQLGLHFDAVNSNTFQDQPDQEFSYKFGSLHHVDKAVRKQAVAHNIEVIKYGVELDSKALSVWLSDGSNFPGQLNMRGAFERTLESLQEIYDALPDDWKVWVEYKPYEPNFYSTTIGDWGQSYLLSSKLGQKAQTLVDLGHHLQGANIEQIVSLLLMEGKLAGFHFNDSKYGDDDLTVGSINPYQLFLIFNELVEGMDARGMTHATSIGWMIDASHNIKDPIEDLLQSVEAIKIAYAQALLVDTPALVQAQQDNDVVLAQEILQQAYRTDVRSLLAEARLRAGGALNPLAVYRQQTIRQQLINERGAKAVSTGL from the coding sequence ATGCAGTTAGAAAAATATAAAATTGATGAAGCCAATCATCAACAGTTGAAAGATCATCAGCGCAAGTTTGATTTTGTTGCCGGTGATGTGAAAAACCTGGATACTATCCTGCAAAAACTGATCGATTTTAATATCGCTATACCAAGCTGGGCTTTAGGTACGGGTGGCACACGTTTCGGCAGGTTTTCGGGTGGTGGTGAGCCCCGCAGCCTGGAAGAAAAGATAGAAGACGTAGGTTTAATCCATGCACTTAACCGCAGCAGTAACTCCATATCATTGCATATTCCATGGGATATCCCATCTAACGCTTCGGCTATCAAAGCGCATGCAGCTCAATTGGGTTTGCATTTTGACGCGGTTAACTCCAATACATTTCAGGATCAACCGGATCAGGAATTTAGCTACAAATTTGGCTCGCTTCACCATGTGGACAAAGCGGTACGCAAACAGGCTGTAGCCCACAATATCGAGGTAATTAAATACGGCGTTGAGCTTGACTCCAAAGCATTATCGGTTTGGCTGTCGGACGGATCCAATTTCCCCGGTCAGCTGAATATGCGTGGCGCTTTTGAACGTACTTTGGAAAGCTTACAGGAAATTTATGATGCCCTGCCCGATGACTGGAAAGTTTGGGTTGAGTACAAACCTTACGAGCCAAACTTCTACTCAACCACTATAGGTGATTGGGGGCAATCATACTTATTGTCGTCTAAATTGGGCCAAAAAGCACAAACCCTGGTTGACTTGGGGCACCACTTACAGGGCGCGAATATTGAGCAGATAGTTTCATTGCTGTTGATGGAAGGAAAGCTTGCAGGTTTCCACTTTAACGATTCAAAATATGGCGATGATGACCTTACCGTTGGCAGCATCAACCCATACCAGTTGTTCCTGATCTTTAACGAACTGGTTGAAGGCATGGACGCCCGAGGCATGACACACGCTACCTCTATAGGCTGGATGATCGATGCATCACACAACATTAAAGATCCGATTGAAGATCTGCTGCAATCTGTTGAGGCTATTAAGATAGCTTATGCACAAGCCCTTTTAGTTGATACTCCTGCCTTGGTACAGGCACAACAAGATAATGATGTAGTGCTGGCCCAGGAAATATTACAACAGGCTTATCGCACCGATGTTCGTTCGCTATTGGCCGAGGCCCGTTTAAGGGCAGGCGGCGCGTTAAACCCGCTGGCTGTTTACAGACAGCAAACCATCAGGCAGCAACTGATTAACGAAAGAGGAGCTAAAGCAGTATCAACCGGATTGTAA
- a CDS encoding N-acetylmuramoyl-L-alanine amidase, giving the protein MRYTAFLGITILLFLFQSSFAQQKDTIPAAVSTFKFKTVVIDAGHGGKDAGARGSHSFEKNVTLSIALKLKAALDTAITDVKSILTRTDDTFIPLNQRSAIANQNHGNLFISIHCNSSPEGTAARAHKQKGVLLLVYGFHRLKEQEEAVRENSSIFQEKDYKQNYESYDESDPSNLIILNAYIQKYRKQSIRFGDLLDDEFTGVDGRESNGVKEQGVLVLAHSAMPAVLIETGFINNPEEEEYLNSDEGQHEIVMSIIRALRNYRKAIGS; this is encoded by the coding sequence ATGAGATACACCGCTTTCCTGGGGATAACCATCCTGTTGTTTTTGTTTCAAAGTTCATTCGCGCAGCAAAAAGATACTATACCGGCTGCTGTTTCAACATTTAAGTTTAAAACGGTTGTTATAGATGCCGGGCATGGCGGTAAGGATGCCGGTGCACGCGGCTCGCATTCGTTTGAGAAAAATGTAACGTTATCGATAGCCCTGAAACTCAAGGCAGCATTGGATACAGCCATCACCGATGTAAAATCTATCCTTACCCGTACCGACGATACTTTTATTCCATTAAACCAGCGGTCGGCTATTGCCAATCAAAATCATGGCAATTTGTTTATCTCCATCCACTGTAACTCGTCGCCGGAGGGTACCGCTGCCCGTGCGCATAAGCAAAAAGGAGTGCTTTTGCTGGTATACGGTTTCCATCGCCTTAAAGAACAGGAAGAAGCTGTGCGTGAAAACTCTTCTATTTTCCAGGAAAAGGATTACAAGCAAAATTACGAGAGCTATGACGAAAGCGATCCCTCTAATCTCATTATCCTTAACGCCTATATTCAGAAATACCGTAAGCAAAGCATCCGTTTCGGCGATTTGCTTGACGACGAATTTACCGGGGTAGATGGGCGCGAGAGCAATGGCGTAAAGGAACAGGGCGTATTGGTGCTGGCCCATAGTGCTATGCCCGCTGTACTCATAGAAACAGGTTTTATCAATAATCCTGAAGAAGAAGAATATCTAAATTCGGACGAGGGACAGCATGAAATTGTAATGTCGATCATCCGGGCGCTTCGTAATTACAGGAAAGCGATAGGATCATAA